A section of the Thermomicrobiales bacterium genome encodes:
- the rplQ gene encoding 50S ribosomal protein L17, protein MRHRVMGRHFGRDKEQRTALFRGLAISLILHERVTTTEAKAKSVRPIVEKLVTMSREDTEHHRRLVMARLGDENATRKLFEVIGPRYDGQPGGYTRILKVGIRRGDAAPISLIEFV, encoded by the coding sequence GTGAGACACCGAGTCATGGGCCGACACTTTGGTCGCGACAAGGAGCAGCGGACAGCACTCTTTCGGGGGCTGGCGATCTCGCTGATTCTGCACGAGCGCGTGACAACGACCGAAGCGAAGGCCAAGTCGGTTCGCCCGATTGTTGAGAAGCTGGTGACGATGTCTCGTGAAGATACCGAGCATCATCGCCGGCTGGTTATGGCGCGACTCGGCGACGAGAACGCCACGCGCAAGCTCTTTGAAGTCATTGGTCCGCGCTACGATGGCCAGCCGGGCGGGTACACGCGTATCCTGAAGGTTGGAATCCGCCGCGGTGACGCCGCTCCGATCTCGCTGATTGAGTTCGTGTAG